The Dehalococcoidales bacterium genome window below encodes:
- a CDS encoding cytochrome c3 family protein has protein sequence MGHLFRAGALLIAVLLFVFVGLRILPVPEALTDFGFHSRDSEKNRELWAGLPMQFASSSICVNCHEDNYNLWEKGNHRAVSCENCHGAAVTHLATGEPPAVSHNTRELCGTCHSQLVSRPASFPQVNMSEMGGGAECVTCHDPHEPRAGMPPEVPHHLDDRTDCQSCHSPEEPLETLPPQTPHTLEGRADCLSCHGPSGIRGAALPHPPHSLEGRSDCLLCHNVGGIRPLPEDHAGRKSTTCLNCHRSE, from the coding sequence TGGGGCACTTATTCAGAGCCGGGGCATTGTTAATAGCGGTACTCCTATTCGTATTCGTCGGGCTCAGAATACTGCCTGTTCCGGAAGCTCTCACCGACTTTGGCTTTCACTCCAGGGACTCCGAGAAGAACCGGGAGCTATGGGCAGGTTTGCCCATGCAGTTTGCCAGTTCCTCCATCTGCGTTAACTGCCACGAAGACAACTATAACCTGTGGGAGAAGGGGAACCACCGCGCAGTTAGCTGCGAGAACTGCCATGGTGCGGCAGTCACGCACCTTGCCACAGGAGAACCCCCGGCTGTTTCCCACAACACCAGAGAGCTCTGCGGTACCTGCCATAGCCAGCTCGTTTCCCGTCCCGCCAGCTTCCCGCAGGTAAACATGTCCGAAATGGGGGGCGGCGCGGAGTGCGTAACCTGCCATGACCCGCATGAGCCCCGGGCCGGAATGCCTCCCGAGGTACCCCACCACCTGGATGACAGGACTGATTGTCAATCCTGTCATTCTCCTGAAGAACCCCTGGAAACGCTCCCACCACAGACTCCGCACACTCTGGAGGGACGTGCCGACTGTCTGTCATGCCACGGCCCGTCAGGAATCAGGGGAGCAGCGCTGCCGCATCCTCCGCACAGCCTGGAAGGGCGCAGTGATTGTTTATTATGTCACAACGTCGGCGGTATCAGGCCTTTACCTGAAGACCATGCCGGAAGAAAGAGTACGACCTGCCTGAATTGCCATCGGAGTGAGTGA